From one Bombus affinis isolate iyBomAffi1 chromosome 9, iyBomAffi1.2, whole genome shotgun sequence genomic stretch:
- the LOC126920209 gene encoding mesoderm induction early response protein 1-like, with translation MWDPKVDVEGWIFGYSLAARAVLTLKQQYEGIPNIKAIENSCSGVAEQYISDVLHESNYEPHDALRMIFMKDIPQKIIDKWKPEEMKLFTSGIMKYGKRFSIIRRKMLPHKRVEDFANFYYVWKRSSMAADWRESRMEIKAEKFKTKEEQEKRWNNELVSNLSKNELSSNLSSTRIMTRSATAAAKLALQNSEGDDDSKSSTSTSPSEKNGETSSTAESTDSSTEYVQKRENVLPETATSENSSMKKEQIADNTMKCPRQRCKRKWSIPRKTVNFEEKFLDEIGEIKCVPAPIIPQWKRQRRFKNTLLNNTRAIYQRDMRLLM, from the exons ATGTGGGATCCGAAAGTGGATGTGGAGGGATGGATCTTCGGCTATTCTCTGGCAGCCCGAGCTGTTTTAACACTCAAGCAGCAATATGAAGGCATTCCAAACATAAAAGCAATAGAAAACTCGTGTTCTGGTGTTGCGGAACAATACATCTCGGATGTTCTTCACGAGTCCAACTACGAACCGCACGATGCGCTGCGAATGATATTTATGAAAGATATACCACAGAAAATTATTGACAAATGGAAGCCAGAGGAGATG AAACTCTTCACGAGCGGAATCATGAAATACGGAAAAAGATTTTCAATCATTAGAAGGAAGATGCTTCCGCATAAACGAGTG GAAGATTTCGCGAACTTTTACTACGTATGGAAACGAAGTAGTATGGCAGCAGATTGGAGAGAGTCACGTATGGAAATTAAAGCCGAAAAATTTAAGACGAAGGAAGAACAGGAGAAACGTTGGAATAACGAACTTGTTAGTAATCTGTCGAAGAACGAACTTTCGTCAAATCTTTCAAGTACCAGAATTATGACGCGTAGCGCGACTGCTGCTGCGAAACTCGCTCTCCAGAATAGCGAGGGTGATGACGACAGTAAGTCGTCTACATCGACAAGTCCATCGGAGAAGAACGGTGAAACATCGAGTACAGCAGAGTCCACAGATTCTTCGACAGAATACGTccaaaaaagagaaaatgtaTTACCCGAAACTGCTACCTCGGAAAATTCTTCGATGAAAAAGGAGCAAATTGCGGATAACACTATGAAATGTCCAAGACAAAGATGTAAAAGGAAATGGTCAATTCCACGCAAGACCGTTAACTTCGAAGAAAAGTTTCTGGATGAAATCGGGGAAATCAAGTGCGTCCCAGCACCCATTATACCGCAATGGAAAAGGCAACGAAGATTCAAAAACACGTTGCTTAATAATACTCGAGCGATTTATCAGCGTGATATGCGACTCCTAATGTAA
- the LOC126920196 gene encoding zinc finger CCCH domain-containing protein 14 isoform X1 has translation MDIRGIEVTNQLRSAIRAKLLELGIRYDEELPDYILVMVVNKKSRQQMHEDLYLFLENCTTPFVDWLHDQVLKKLQKVTVAKKKSLREFVPTVVVKQEEERKKRKTTTTSFLEDQAANQTIDKSSNKSVKDDKSFHKQNTKTFLSSQKLETTQNKSIDKLVKVANNETKSDGITNHIVPQQSVPKRIQTNDSQSMNTNKEVSTFESNNKSRDSHVETKMDDTPSRNLKRPLDTTNSYKDSLEKKQSEVKRSKIEEDGESRTDDNTKKLKSCVNKPKVTSVVSVKNRLGMVSPRKKFEVHREKTDIESRYRQTEKRRVDNRNNNFPRGRSFDTEDRTKRNRDVESKHESDKVSSIKTRLGNSKVEKASKNLELREKVNSNPKSKSAEKTTGTIKDRLGIASVNKSPKQLGNKEPIEFKSKPLEQDRDTLSNNKNIKNRLGPLKNNFKPVSVKSGFNSSIRRSQSSEDEDYLNLGAEEELDDDPQSVGTSGPIKSHIIAVNKPVPVKTDRKRLKSLAKSNKECSDAEEEVEETKIPSKVIVTPRPLKPLQPTQKRATQSLLLRAVAEANQSVVTQKNPEPSLLKLSQEKKQTLKHLKPAAVRDVGQNLSVHLNSNKRLVMEKIQVELNTDVSESKSKPYVPQPVTEEHMGVVMSLFQRSDDNQKFLVTLNGYNTNLMKDKVTSDDDERLEMEVNEDDELALSTIQNDMYTQNESETSVFQVTEIETEGDVSVKERTEENNENCNTENVEKIEEIPKKRRKLSPIIYNRSRLPSPTDLKSSTLLTNPLLAKRLDKKPLTENTVTVIDKSKEKCRYWPNCTLGNKCAYLHPLIMCSAFPACKFGDKCAYRHPKCKFGLSCTKLGCVFSHPAQQCKYHPFCTKPACPYSHPMPVAVEASSQRAKFTWRRQD, from the exons ATGGATATACGCGGGATAGAAGTTACGAATCAATTGCGG AGTGCTATTCGTGCTAAATTATTGGAATTAGGAATAAGATACGATGAGGAGCTACCAGATTATATTTTAGTAATGGTTGTAAATAAAAAGTCTCGTCAACAGATGCACGAGGATCTATATTTATTTCTGGAAAATTGCACAACTCCATTTGTCGATTGGTTACATGACCAAGTATTGAAAAAATTGCAGAAGGTTACCGTGGCTAAGAAAAAATCATTGAGGGAATTTGTGCCTACAGTCGTTGTAaaacaagaagaagaaaggaaaaagaggaagacAACAACAACTTCTTTTCTGGAAGATCAAGCTGCTAATCAGACTATTGATAAGTCTTCCAATAAAAGTGTGAAAGATGATAAATCATTCCATAAGCAAAATACAAAAACATTCTTATCTAGTCAAAAATTGGAGACAACACAAAATAAAAGTATAGATAAACTTGTAAAAGTTGCCAATAACGAGACTAAATCAGATGGAATAACAAATCACATTGTACCCCAGCAATCAGTACCAAAAAGAATACAGACAAATGATAGTCAAAGTATGAATACAAATAAAGAAGTTTCAACTTTTGAATCTAATAATAAATCTAGAGACTCCCATGTTGAGACAAAAATGGACGATACACCATCTAGAAATTTAAAAAGACCACTAGACACAACAAATAGTTATAAGGATAGTTTGGAGAAAAAGCAAAGTGAAGTAAAAAGGTCAAAAATCGAGGAGGATGGAGAGAGTAGAACAGATGATAACACAAAGAAATTGAAGTCTTGTGTTAATAAACCAAAAGTTACATCTGTTGTATCTGTAAAAAATCGTCTAGGTATGGTATCACCTAGGAAAAAGTTTGAAGTTCACAGAGAGAAAACGGATATCGAAAGTCGATATAGACAGACAGAAAAGCGTCGGGTGGATaatcgtaataataattttccaaGGGGAAGATCTTTTGATACGGAGGATCGTACGAAGAGGAACCGCGATGTCGAATCGAAACATGAATCTGATAAAGTTAGTAGTATAAAAACTCGACTGGGTAATTCCAAGGTCGAAAAAGCATCTAAAAATTTAGAGTTAAGGGAGAAAGTAAATTCTAATCCAAAGTCAAAATCGGCAGAAAAAACAACGGGTACGATCAAAGATCGCTTAGGGATCGCGTCTGTTAATAAATCACCTAAACAATTAGGGAATAAAGAACCTATAGAATTTAAAAGCAAACCTTTGGAACAAGATCGCGATACCTTgtctaacaataaaaatataaagaatagaTTGGGACCATTGAAGAATAATTTTAAGCCAGTTAGCGTTAAGTCTGGCTTTAATTCGTCAATCAGACGTTCTCAAAGTAGCGAGGATGAGGACTACCTCAATCTAGGTGCAGAAGAGGAATTAGATGATGACCCACAATCTGTGGGTACAAGTGGACCTATTAAATCCCATATAATAGCTGTAAATAAACCTGTACCAGTTAAGACTGATAGAAAACGACTGAAATCGTTAGCAAAGAGTAACAAAGAATGCAGCGATGCAGAGGAAGAAGTTGAGGAAACTAAGATACCTAGTAAAGTAATTGTAACACCAAGACCTCTAAAACCACTGCAACCAACGCAAAAACGTGCCACGCAATCACTTTTATTAAGAGCTGTTGCAGAGGCAAATCAATCTGTTGTTACGCAAAAAAATCCGGAGCCATCCTTATTG AAACTTTCACAGGAGAAGAAGCAAACATTGAAACATCTTAAACCAGCTGCTGTACGAGACGTGGGTCAAAATTTATCAGTACATTTGAATTCCAATAAAAGATTGGTTATGGAAAAGATACAAGTAGAATTAAATACAGATGTTTCAGAATCGAAATCAAAGCCTT ATGTACCGCAACCAGTTACCGAGGAACATATGGGTGTCGTAATGTCTTTATTCCAAAGGAGTGACGACAACCAAAAATTTTTAGTTACACTCAATGGATATAACACTAATTTAATGAAAGATAAAGTGACGTCTGACGATGATGAACGACTGGAAATGGAG GTGAATGAGGATGACGAACTTGCACTATCAACGATTCAAAATGACATGTATACTCAGAATGAATCAGAAACTTCCGTCTTTCAAGTAACGGAAATTGAAACTGAAGGTGATGTAAGTGTAAAAGAAAGAACAGAGGAGAACAATGAAAATTGTAATACGGAGAATGTAGAGAAAATCGAAGAGATAccaaaaaaaaggagaaaattaaGCCCAATTATTTATAATAGGTCTCGTTTACCAAGTCCTACAGATTTAAAATCCAGCACATTATTAACGAATCCGTTATTAGCTAAAC GTCTAGATAAAAAACCACTAACAGAAAACACGGTAACGGTGATAGATAaatcaaaagaaaaatgtaGATACTGGCCGAATTGTACATTAGGAAATAAGTGCGCGTATCTTCATCCCCTCATTATGTGCAG TGCATTTCCTGCGTGTAAGTTTGGAGACAAGTGTGCTTACAGACATCCTAAATGTAAATTCGGCTTGTCCTGCACAAAACTAGGATGCGTGTTCTCTCATCCCGCCCAGCAGTGCAAGTATCATCCATTCTGCACCAAACCAGCGTGTCCATATTCTCACCCGATGCCGGTCGCTGTGGAGGCGTCTAGTCAAAGGGCGAAATTCACGTGGCGCAGACAAGATTGA
- the LOC126920196 gene encoding zinc finger CCCH domain-containing protein 14 isoform X2, which translates to MDIRGIEVTNQLRSAIRAKLLELGIRYDEELPDYILVMVVNKKSRQQMHEDLYLFLENCTTPFVDWLHDQVLKKLQKVTVAKKKSLREFVPTVVVKQEEERKKRKTTTTSFLEDQAANQTIDKSSNKSVKDDKSFHKQNTKTFLSSQKLETTQNKSIDKLVKVANNETKSDGITNHIVPQQSVPKRIQTNDSQSMNTNKEVSTFESNNKSRDSHVETKMDDTPSRNLKRPLDTTNSYKDSLEKKQSEVKRSKIEEDGESRTDDNTKKLKSCVNKPKVTSVVSVKNRLGMVSPRKKFEVHREKTDIESRYRQTEKRRVDNRNNNFPRGRSFDTEDRTKRNRDVESKHESDKVSSIKTRLGNSKVEKASKNLELREKVNSNPKSKSAEKTTGTIKDRLGIASVNKSPKQLGNKEPIEFKSKPLEQDRDTLSNNKNIKNRLGPLKNNFKPVSVKSGFNSSIRRSQSSEDEDYLNLGAEEELDDDPQSVGTSGPIKSHIIAVNKPVPVKTDRKRLKSLAKSNKECSDAEEEVEETKIPSKVIVTPRPLKPLQPTQKRATQSLLLRAVAEANQSVVTQKNPEPSLLEKKQTLKHLKPAAVRDVGQNLSVHLNSNKRLVMEKIQVELNTDVSESKSKPYVPQPVTEEHMGVVMSLFQRSDDNQKFLVTLNGYNTNLMKDKVTSDDDERLEMEVNEDDELALSTIQNDMYTQNESETSVFQVTEIETEGDVSVKERTEENNENCNTENVEKIEEIPKKRRKLSPIIYNRSRLPSPTDLKSSTLLTNPLLAKRLDKKPLTENTVTVIDKSKEKCRYWPNCTLGNKCAYLHPLIMCSAFPACKFGDKCAYRHPKCKFGLSCTKLGCVFSHPAQQCKYHPFCTKPACPYSHPMPVAVEASSQRAKFTWRRQD; encoded by the exons ATGGATATACGCGGGATAGAAGTTACGAATCAATTGCGG AGTGCTATTCGTGCTAAATTATTGGAATTAGGAATAAGATACGATGAGGAGCTACCAGATTATATTTTAGTAATGGTTGTAAATAAAAAGTCTCGTCAACAGATGCACGAGGATCTATATTTATTTCTGGAAAATTGCACAACTCCATTTGTCGATTGGTTACATGACCAAGTATTGAAAAAATTGCAGAAGGTTACCGTGGCTAAGAAAAAATCATTGAGGGAATTTGTGCCTACAGTCGTTGTAaaacaagaagaagaaaggaaaaagaggaagacAACAACAACTTCTTTTCTGGAAGATCAAGCTGCTAATCAGACTATTGATAAGTCTTCCAATAAAAGTGTGAAAGATGATAAATCATTCCATAAGCAAAATACAAAAACATTCTTATCTAGTCAAAAATTGGAGACAACACAAAATAAAAGTATAGATAAACTTGTAAAAGTTGCCAATAACGAGACTAAATCAGATGGAATAACAAATCACATTGTACCCCAGCAATCAGTACCAAAAAGAATACAGACAAATGATAGTCAAAGTATGAATACAAATAAAGAAGTTTCAACTTTTGAATCTAATAATAAATCTAGAGACTCCCATGTTGAGACAAAAATGGACGATACACCATCTAGAAATTTAAAAAGACCACTAGACACAACAAATAGTTATAAGGATAGTTTGGAGAAAAAGCAAAGTGAAGTAAAAAGGTCAAAAATCGAGGAGGATGGAGAGAGTAGAACAGATGATAACACAAAGAAATTGAAGTCTTGTGTTAATAAACCAAAAGTTACATCTGTTGTATCTGTAAAAAATCGTCTAGGTATGGTATCACCTAGGAAAAAGTTTGAAGTTCACAGAGAGAAAACGGATATCGAAAGTCGATATAGACAGACAGAAAAGCGTCGGGTGGATaatcgtaataataattttccaaGGGGAAGATCTTTTGATACGGAGGATCGTACGAAGAGGAACCGCGATGTCGAATCGAAACATGAATCTGATAAAGTTAGTAGTATAAAAACTCGACTGGGTAATTCCAAGGTCGAAAAAGCATCTAAAAATTTAGAGTTAAGGGAGAAAGTAAATTCTAATCCAAAGTCAAAATCGGCAGAAAAAACAACGGGTACGATCAAAGATCGCTTAGGGATCGCGTCTGTTAATAAATCACCTAAACAATTAGGGAATAAAGAACCTATAGAATTTAAAAGCAAACCTTTGGAACAAGATCGCGATACCTTgtctaacaataaaaatataaagaatagaTTGGGACCATTGAAGAATAATTTTAAGCCAGTTAGCGTTAAGTCTGGCTTTAATTCGTCAATCAGACGTTCTCAAAGTAGCGAGGATGAGGACTACCTCAATCTAGGTGCAGAAGAGGAATTAGATGATGACCCACAATCTGTGGGTACAAGTGGACCTATTAAATCCCATATAATAGCTGTAAATAAACCTGTACCAGTTAAGACTGATAGAAAACGACTGAAATCGTTAGCAAAGAGTAACAAAGAATGCAGCGATGCAGAGGAAGAAGTTGAGGAAACTAAGATACCTAGTAAAGTAATTGTAACACCAAGACCTCTAAAACCACTGCAACCAACGCAAAAACGTGCCACGCAATCACTTTTATTAAGAGCTGTTGCAGAGGCAAATCAATCTGTTGTTACGCAAAAAAATCCGGAGCCATCCTTATTG GAGAAGAAGCAAACATTGAAACATCTTAAACCAGCTGCTGTACGAGACGTGGGTCAAAATTTATCAGTACATTTGAATTCCAATAAAAGATTGGTTATGGAAAAGATACAAGTAGAATTAAATACAGATGTTTCAGAATCGAAATCAAAGCCTT ATGTACCGCAACCAGTTACCGAGGAACATATGGGTGTCGTAATGTCTTTATTCCAAAGGAGTGACGACAACCAAAAATTTTTAGTTACACTCAATGGATATAACACTAATTTAATGAAAGATAAAGTGACGTCTGACGATGATGAACGACTGGAAATGGAG GTGAATGAGGATGACGAACTTGCACTATCAACGATTCAAAATGACATGTATACTCAGAATGAATCAGAAACTTCCGTCTTTCAAGTAACGGAAATTGAAACTGAAGGTGATGTAAGTGTAAAAGAAAGAACAGAGGAGAACAATGAAAATTGTAATACGGAGAATGTAGAGAAAATCGAAGAGATAccaaaaaaaaggagaaaattaaGCCCAATTATTTATAATAGGTCTCGTTTACCAAGTCCTACAGATTTAAAATCCAGCACATTATTAACGAATCCGTTATTAGCTAAAC GTCTAGATAAAAAACCACTAACAGAAAACACGGTAACGGTGATAGATAaatcaaaagaaaaatgtaGATACTGGCCGAATTGTACATTAGGAAATAAGTGCGCGTATCTTCATCCCCTCATTATGTGCAG TGCATTTCCTGCGTGTAAGTTTGGAGACAAGTGTGCTTACAGACATCCTAAATGTAAATTCGGCTTGTCCTGCACAAAACTAGGATGCGTGTTCTCTCATCCCGCCCAGCAGTGCAAGTATCATCCATTCTGCACCAAACCAGCGTGTCCATATTCTCACCCGATGCCGGTCGCTGTGGAGGCGTCTAGTCAAAGGGCGAAATTCACGTGGCGCAGACAAGATTGA